One Cardiocondyla obscurior isolate alpha-2009 linkage group LG02, Cobs3.1, whole genome shotgun sequence genomic window, AGGGCATAATTCGCGCAAACTGATAAGCTTTCGTTTTGAGTTATCGATATTTCCACACAGTTCTGATCGAGTTTCATCCTGCGCGAATTATATAATAAGTGCACACGAGACACAGATAGGTGGACGGCGATATGTAAAAATTACCAGGAACAAACTGACGCAAAGTGATTCTGCTTATAATTACGATCGATTGTTCTagacaatttttaattccccGTCTTTAGACTTTAAATGATGTTTTGATCAAGGAAACGGCCGGATGCGGTTTAACGATAGATCGCAGTCCGGTCCATAATACGTCGAAAAACACGTACGTCCGTCATCAATTATGTTCTCATCGATACCTGCGAGCAACATATTCAGATTACCGCGACTCTCGATTAAATATTCCCGTGAACTTCGTAACTCCTTCGTAAGCTTTATCGTAAGAAATTTGTGCAAAACTAGAATGGCTTTTGcagtataaaatatgaataattttaactttgatATGTGTAAATTTGACATTCGGCATTAGAAAGTTCGGAGATAGTTCGTTTGTCGGTAATTTTAACTATGTAAAATTACTGCAATTTAAAAGTATgtacacgttttttttttctttttacaataacatttttaaaccaATAAAGCTATTGGAAAAAgtttggaaatattaaaacataggTTTTACatgttaattttgaaatttaattacgggataaaaataaatttttaattgcaataaaacgttttatagtgatgatattatttaattgtttccgtgtaaaaagaaacttatcaaaatattgtaagatacaaaaaattattaaatggaACCGAGCCTTGGATTtaaggtatttaaaaaataaaatgatgaataaatgttaattttatttgttatgaGCATTATATATACGTTGCTCGTAGGAACGACGACGAATTGTTTTTTCCCTCGTATATTATCGTTTTGTAAAGCACGTGTTTTCGTCAGTGCAATGAGGAAAAGGAAGACGTTCAAAGGTATACAGCCGGGGTTCATAGTTTTCACACACATATTACGATCGTTTCCAAGAGAGGAAGACATCGAAGTTTAGAAACAGTCTCGTGCATCGATAAAATGATGCTTTGTTTTTACGCGATTACTGGATGGCGCATCACTTATCATTTAGATATTTACACGATCGTGAAGATATTTGCAGTAAGATAGTACAGATTTTACAGTGACCAGCTTGTTAATGATTCACTAGAATTTTATCAAGTAGAAAAGTCTGTGTATTACGGATGATGAATGGCGACGAACagattgttataaaattaattgttacagtACTTTATTTTAGTAGTAagtcgttaaaaataaattttaattctcttgttttaaattaattttcttcaattattaaatttcttaattacaaaatataatcgtTAGTTTAAGTTAAATATCTGATATTTTTACGATTGTTTATTGATGGTGCATAATATccgattactttttaatataaaatgtgaatGTACTTgcctttaaataaaacataaatcgATATCCGCTGCCCGTCGCCTTTGTGAAACAGGTATCGAGGTAGGTTTATTTTGAGCCTTCGCAAATGTCGACGTTTAATTGAGCTTTCGCACGAGGTTCGAAGAACTTTCGCGAGCATACAAGTCGTAGTGAATGAGATAATCGAATTTTCGCCACGACCCCGCATTCCCAGCATAACTGGGTTGTCCTCCGACCATGCCCATCTGTAGGGAACGGTCGTGCTGGCATAAGATTAATTCGCGTGTCGTCGGGCAGTGCGTACAGTCGATCGATCAGACTTCCGTGACCCTTTGCACGGAGTTAATATCCAGAGCACAATTGCCGATCGTGTCCGGCGAGTCTGGAAGATATTCCTCAAGCGGCGTTGCTCCAGCTGTCCTCAAATCGTCCCTCACACGCTCTACCTaatgatatattattaatattaatactattgtaattatattaatatcaccgtaagcaatattaaattaaatttagaaaattaaattactactaacgttttaattgtaaataattttttttttgtacgcttgctaaatattttttaaagcgatAGTTCACAAATAAGATTGAAggaaggtatatataaatatcgtaGCGCGTAACTACCAATATTTATTgctgtgataaaaaaataatactattaAGATGCGCCGGAACGCTATAAGGTATgttgtacgtacgtacactGAGAGACAGATATAACGTTTGTCGCGACAAAGACGGCTAGTGCACACTAGAggtagatatggcatttgccgcAGCGATAGCAAATACCATATCTGTCTCTCAGTCCATCCAGGATCTTAATAGACTCTAACCTGTTTGAGTACTCGCAGTAAATTCAAGCCGGCGACTTTCTTTAGGTCGAGTACGTTCCACTTGCCACTCCGGAGAAGTTCGGCGAATAGTTCAGGATACTTTGAAACATCTTCGAGACCACGAGGAGTTCTGCGAAGAGAGGATCATGTTCAACGTAATTAGAAacgttatttttcatttttttttaagttattataaaaaaaaatttacacgaaATACTTCAAGGATTAATTCATCTTAATGAAAGGCCAACTCTTCTGCGATGGTTGACGTTATAGAGGATTTGTGATAATTGAATTCTAGCTTAAGTTATCACCGAAGCAATATTGCGCATGCAAATTTTATGAGGATTAAGGCATAGCTTCCAAGATTCgaagatattattaattaattccgcgccGACTTATCTCGTATCTCCAACGTACTTGTTGATGCCATCGAAATCTCCGCCGACTCCGATATGGTCCACGCCAATCAGGTTtctaatgtaatatatatgcTCGGCCACGTCCGAGACGCTGGCTTGGGGTCCGCATTTCacgaaataattgtaaaatgtgACCATTACCAGTCCGCCGTTATCAGCCTGGAAACAAGTACGGGAAACGGGAGTAATTTCTATAGTCGTGCGATTCGAAACGTGCCTCACACCGTCGCACCGGGAATTTCGAGCCAACTCAATGAGAGGTGTAACACGTAATTTTCCGTTGGCGCACGAGGAAAACTGTACCCTAGCCCGTGCCTTTGCTTCGAAAACGAAACGTACAACCCCCCGGGGCGACAGGAGGATCGATAGAATCGACGAGCGCCGGAAGGAGACCTCGTTATCGCGGTACCGCATTCACCGTCGACTCGGCGCCGTTAATTTTCGACCTTGATAATTCGCCTCTTAACGAGCCGAAGTGAACCGGGCGCTCCTTAATGGAGCACAAAACTCGACAATAGAAAGGAATCGCCGCCGGTAAATGTTTCGAGCTGCTATTGGAACTCTGGCCGCCGCCCAGGATAATTATCTGTCCGCTGAAAGAAGATCTGAGAAGGGAgatagaaaaaggaaaaagggttttttttttttttttttttttttttcacttcgAAACATCGTGTTGCTCTTTCGTATCGCCAATTGTCTATTTTCGCGTTTACACAAGGGTTGAATTTTACCGCATAAAAGGTTATTCAACTCGcaatggaaatttttttatttaacttattgatattgtaattattgaaCGAAGTGTTTTATGCAGGAGAGtgacattattataataaattagaaataatcttgaactcttgaaaaatatacgcgattaaaatagagatatatttttttttatcttaaaacaATTAACGAAAActgttaaatacattttataaattagaaagATATCTGCGGTACTCACCAGCTGCTTAAGAATATCGTCGGGCACATTTCTGGAGGAATTACAAATTGCGAACGCAGAAGAATGTGAAAAAATGAGTGGCGCTTTACTAACTCTCAAAGCATCCCTCATAGTTGCCCTCGAAGTATGGCTGAGATCTACCAGCATTCCAAGCCTATTCATTTCTTTAACTACTGTCTCACCGAATTTTGTCAGACCTCCGCCTGAAAgatttacttatattaattcttaacattttaattttagcttTCTGATTTAAATAGCGAATCAACGAAAACAATTTCATGGCAGAGAGacattaatataacattatattaaaataatttaacgtaatcaaaattaatataatattaatatatatttatagcgtttctcttagaaaaaaaaattaacataaggTACAATcaggtattttatttataaaaaatttttgctgtacttttatttatttttcgttctttctttttttaaaaactactTATGGATCCATGAATCTTTATGAGATTAAGTTCGCAAGTTTCAACTCTGCTCATTCTGAAGTAGATGTTTATTCCAAACTTGCATCTAATTTACCATCTTCATCGTCGTCTTCCACCGACGAACTTTTCGCCCATGGGGTGTTGCAGGTGTGTGTCAGTGTAAGGTACCGTACACCCAACTGGTAAA contains:
- the LOC139113296 gene encoding dipeptidase 1 isoform X2; this encodes MRSGGQNGVWTVSVIILSIGTWVGRVGPRPADGELALLTSPRERLETVRQVLSEVPLIDGHNDLPWNIRNFLHNQLAEFDFDRDLRQVAPWSKSAWSQTDLVRLRQGMVGGQFWAAYVPCESQHLNAVQLTLEQVDLIKRLIEKYSQFMQFAASSREILEAHGRGRIASLIGVEGGHSLGSSLAVLRTLYQLGVRYLTLTHTCNTPWAKSSSVEDDDEDGGGLTKFGETVVKEMNRLGMLVDLSHTSRATMRDALRVSKAPLIFSHSSAFAICNSSRNVPDDILKQLADNGGLVMVTFYNYFVKCGPQASVSDVAEHIYYIRNLIGVDHIGVGGDFDGINKTPRGLEDVSKYPELFAELLRSGKWNVLDLKKVAGLNLLRVLKQVERVRDDLRTAGATPLEEYLPDSPDTIGNCALDINSVQRVTEV
- the LOC139113296 gene encoding dipeptidase 1 isoform X1, yielding MEDYLFHYLLVQSGGQNGVWTVSVIILSIGTWVGRVGPRPADGELALLTSPRERLETVRQVLSEVPLIDGHNDLPWNIRNFLHNQLAEFDFDRDLRQVAPWSKSAWSQTDLVRLRQGMVGGQFWAAYVPCESQHLNAVQLTLEQVDLIKRLIEKYSQFMQFAASSREILEAHGRGRIASLIGVEGGHSLGSSLAVLRTLYQLGVRYLTLTHTCNTPWAKSSSVEDDDEDGGGLTKFGETVVKEMNRLGMLVDLSHTSRATMRDALRVSKAPLIFSHSSAFAICNSSRNVPDDILKQLADNGGLVMVTFYNYFVKCGPQASVSDVAEHIYYIRNLIGVDHIGVGGDFDGINKTPRGLEDVSKYPELFAELLRSGKWNVLDLKKVAGLNLLRVLKQVERVRDDLRTAGATPLEEYLPDSPDTIGNCALDINSVQRVTEV